In the genome of Hevea brasiliensis isolate MT/VB/25A 57/8 chromosome 14, ASM3005281v1, whole genome shotgun sequence, the window AGGTTCAATTCTCTGCTATGCGAAGGTTTTGTAATAGTGCAGCATGTGCTTTAGCCACAAAGTTCTTATGAGAGGATTCCTTTAGGCAGTGACGAAGCCAGGAATTCAATTGAGGGGGtccaaattaaaatatataatttataaaaataatatacataAACAAATATAAATTGACAAGAATGAGTGCttagaaaatattaataaactaTTACAATTAAATTACAATAATCCTTGCCTATTTTTCATTAACTAAAATCTATTCATAATAATAATTTCATTGTCAATACTTGCAAATATATCTCTTTCAATGTAAGTCACCAAATAATCATTTAGTAGATTGTCTCCCATTCTATTACAAAGTGAACTTTTAATGATATTCATTACAAAAAAAGCTCTTTCTACTGTGGTTATAACAATGGGCAAGATTAATgataatttgactaacaaatacacCAAAGGAAAAACAATATGTTTTCTTGTAGAAACAATATGCTTTCTTGTAACAACCATCTTCTCAGCAAGACCTCCAATTCCACTCACTTTAGAAAATTTCTTATTCATATGCATATTAAAGACAAAGTTCTGAGATTCAAGTTCAATTAGAGTAACTGAAGAAAATTCACATGAATAAAATTTTGCAAGTTGAATCAATTTGCTCGTATCGAATGCAGAAAATGAGTCCTTAAGATCAAGACATGCCATACATAAAAGTAAATTTGTATTCACTTCGTCAAATCGATTATTAAGTTCTTAAAACTGCATATCAATCACAGAATAAAACAACTCAACACGATAATGATGAAGATTTATCATTTCTTCACTTCCATGCCTTGATCTCCCTTTAGCCACATAGACATTCTACATATATAATGCAGCTATATCATATTTACCATAAATTTCCAATACCTCAGGTAAtaaaaaatctcaactattttctCTTATCACTTGTAAACAATATTTTGAGACTTTAACCAGATTCATAGCATTTAAAATACCTTGATCCTTCCTCTGTAAAACTTGTGATAACTCATATATGATTCCCAAAATCTTTTTCATAAGATGCAATACAAAGACAAATTCAAATCGATTCATAATATCTGGCAAATCAATTGCTTCAGCCATTTGTGGATCATCACTACCATTTTCTCCAATATACTTAAGAACATCAATGATAAAAGGAAATAAATGCATCAAGTTAATAAGCGTACCATAATGAGAACTCCAACGAGTATCTCTCGGTCTCTTCAATGCCATTTCTTGATTTAGACCTTGTTTGATTTTTATTTCACCTTTTGCAATCCCTTCAAGCACTTTCGCTTTTTGATTTTCTCGAAGTATATCTTAGCATTTACAAGAACCTCTAATAACATTGACCAAATGAGTAACAGTATTGAAAAAAGAACTTATACTTGAATGCTTTTTAGCAACAGGAACAAGTGTGAGTTGGAGTTGATGAGCAAAATAATGGATATAATAAGCATTAGAATTCTCCTTCAAAATCAAACTTTTAAGGCCTTTAAATTCACCTCGCATATTACTAGCTCCATCATAGCCTTGACCTCTCAAACTAGATGCACTCAAGCCATAAGTAGAGAGTAAAGACTCAATACCTTTTTTAAGAGATGCTGCACTTATATTTTGGACATGCGCAAGACTAATAAATCTTTCAACAACACATCCAAATCCATTGACATATCGTATGACAACTCCCATTTGCTTTTTAACTGATACATCTCGACATTCATCAACTAAAATAGAGAACAAATCATCTCTCAAATTTATAATGATAGCCTTCGTTGTCTCAATTGCAGCTGCATTAATGATATCTCTTTGAATATTAGGAAATGTGAGTTTGAGATTGTCAGGAGCATTCTTCAATACAACATTATTAATTTCTTCATTACATAAAGCTAAAacttttaacagttcaagaaaagTTCCTTGGTTTAATGAATTTTCAAACTCATCATTGCCCCGAAAAGCCAATCCTTGCATTAAGAGAT includes:
- the LOC131172969 gene encoding uncharacterized protein LOC131172969, producing the protein MALKRPRDTRWSSHYGTLINLMHLFPFIIDVLKYIGENGSDDPQMAEAIDLPDIMNRFEFVFVLHLMKKILGIIYELSQVLQRKDQGILNAMNLNVYVAKGRSRHGSEEMINLHHYRVELFYSVIDMQF
- the LOC131172970 gene encoding uncharacterized protein LOC131172970 → MDIEKDATYCLYYYLFATGRSERDHDAFVSEGFTNWRKKERLREHVRDHNSDHNKCWFACEDLMNQAQHIEVSFSKQSEQSKIEYHCRLNASIIYLRYLLMQGLAFRGNDEFENSLNQGTFLELLKVLALCNEEINNVVLKNAPDNLKLTFPNIQRDIINAAAIETTKAIIINLRDDLFSILVDECRDVSVKKQMGVVIRYVNGFGCVVERFISLAHVQNISAASLKKGIESLLSTYGLSASSLRGQGYDGASNMRGEFKGLKSLILKENSNAYYIHYFAHQLQLTLVPVAKKHSSISSFFNTVTHLVNVIRGSCKC